Genomic segment of Nitrospira sp.:
GCCATGAAAATGGTCGCCGCGGCGAAGCTCAAGCGTTCGCAGGATCGTATTCTCGCCGCGCGTCCGTACGCGCACAAAATGCGTGGTGTCCTCAGCAATCTCAGCCAGCGCGTCAATCGCACGTCCCATCCCTTGCTGCAAAAGCGGGAAGGGAAGAAAATCGAAATCCTCGTCGTCACGAGCGACCGCGGTCTCTGTGGCGGCTTCAACGGCAACATCGTCAGAAAGAGCGCTGAATTTGTCCGGCAATGCGAGTCGCAAGGCCTGTCGGTCAATCTCAGTCTCATCGGACGCAAAGGCCGTGACTATTTTCGCCGTCGGACCTGGCCGATCAGGCAGGAGTGGACCGGGATTTTCGATAAATTGAGCTTCGAGCACGCCATCGACATCGGTGGTGACCTGACGGAAAATTTCGTCAAGGGGACGTTTGACGAACTCTACGTAGTCTATAACGAATTTAAATCGGCGATCCAACAGCGCGTGATTGTCGAAAAGCTGTTTCCTATCGATGCCGCGACAGAGTTTGGTGCGCCGCAAGCCACCGAAGGTTCGTCCCTTGGAGGCAGCTATCTGTATGAACCTGATGAGGGAGAGCTTCTGAACGCATTGGTCCCGAAGCACTTCCAGATTCAGACGTATCGCATCTTGTTGGAGTCGGCGGCTGCGGAACATGGCGCACGTATGGCAGCCATGGACGGCGCAACCCGTAATGCCGGACAACTGATCAAGAAAGTCACTCTGTATTACAACAAGACGCGCCAAGCGGCCATCACCAAAGAACTCATGGACATCGTGGGTGGCGCAGAGGCCCTGAAATAAAAGCTGGACTGAAGAATGCTGCACGACGGTAAGCTGCCGGCTGCATCAGTGATGACAAGAGGAGCGTTATGAGCACAGGAAAAGTCATTCAAGTCATCGGCCCCGTGGTCGACGTGGAGTTTCCTCCGGGACAACTGCCGAATATCTACAATGCGCTCAAGGTAACCCAGGAAGAAAACAAGGCGGCCGGCAAGCCCGCAGTACGGATCACTCTCGAGGTGGCCTCTCACCTTGGCGAAAACCGTGTCCGAGGCATCGCGATGTCGA
This window contains:
- the atpG gene encoding ATP synthase F1 subunit gamma translates to MPSLQSLRRKIAAFKNTQKITKAMKMVAAAKLKRSQDRILAARPYAHKMRGVLSNLSQRVNRTSHPLLQKREGKKIEILVVTSDRGLCGGFNGNIVRKSAEFVRQCESQGLSVNLSLIGRKGRDYFRRRTWPIRQEWTGIFDKLSFEHAIDIGGDLTENFVKGTFDELYVVYNEFKSAIQQRVIVEKLFPIDAATEFGAPQATEGSSLGGSYLYEPDEGELLNALVPKHFQIQTYRILLESAAAEHGARMAAMDGATRNAGQLIKKVTLYYNKTRQAAITKELMDIVGGAEALK